The window TGGCCGGCGTCGCCGCCGTCATCGCGTCACCGCCAGCAGGGCGACCGGGTACCGCTCGAACACGGCGCTGAGCGGGACGCGTCCCGTGTACTCGGCGCCGGTGAACTCGTCGCGCATGGATGCCTCCCCGAGGTCGATGGTGGTGTCGGCCCAGCCGCCGGTGGCGGAGAGCCCGACCGGGAGCCGCGTCGCGAGGGCGATGGCCCCGCCGCGGTCGAACCCGATGAGGTGGCCGGCGCGCGATCCCTCCGCGTACACCGGGCGGTAGCCGGTGAACAGCTCGGGACGGTCGCGCAGCAGCCGGAGGGCGCGCGAGGTGACCAGCACCTTGGCCGCGCCCGACGAGTCGATCTCGGGCTGCCATCCCTCGTCGATGTGGGCGAGCAGGGCCGCGGCGGCGTCGAACTCGACCGGGCGGCGGTTGTCCGGGTCGACCAGCGACCGCTCCCAGCGCTCCGAGCCCTGGTACACGTCCGGGCGCCCGGGAGACGTCAGCTGCAGCAGCTTCGCGCCCAGGCCGTTGCTCGCGCCCGGTCCGTCGATCACGGCGGACAGGGCCTCCACCTCCGCGCGGACCCGCTCGTCGTCGAAGGCGGCGTCGATGGCCGCGGCCATGCGCTGCTCGAAGGCCTCGTCCGGGTCGGTCCAGGCGGTGGATGCGCCCGCCTCGCGCGCCGCCTTCAAGGCGTACGCCTGCAGCCGCTCCCGCGACGCCGGCCACGCGCCGATTACCGACTGCCACAGCAGGCTCTCCAGCGACCCGTCGCCGATCCCGACGTGCTCGCGCACCGTCCGCAGGAAGCGCTCGAAGCGGCCGGGCAGCTCCGCCAGCGCGGAGATGCGGGCGCGCGTGTCCTCGCCGCGCTTGGTGTCGTGGGTGGACAGCACGGTCATCGAGTCGGGCAGCCGCCGCTGACGGTCGGCCTGGCGGCGGTGGAACTCCTCCGGCGAGAGCGCGAACTCGGACGGATCGCCCCCGACCTCGGTGAGCGAGACCAGGCGGGTGAAGCGGTAGAAGGCGTTGTCCTCGACACCCTTCGCCATGATCGCGCCGGTCGTCTGCTCGAAGCGGTCGCCGAGGCGGTCGGTGATGCGGGCGATGATCGGCGCGAGATCGGGCCGGGACTCGGCGGCCGCGAGGCGCGCCTCCTCCAGGTACTCGGCGCCGAACGGGAGGTAGCTGCGGTACACCGGGAACCAGGCGGCCAGCTCGGCGACCGCATCCGCGACCTCCTCGTCGAAGCCCTCGCCCAGCTCCCGGACCACTCGCAGCACCTCGGAGCGGAGGATGCTGTCAGCGACCGCGCGCTTCCGGCGGTGGACCAGCTCGATCCAGTCCTGGTTCTCCTCCCGGTCGTCGAACTCGCCCGCCAGGGCGGTCAGCGGGCCCTCGCCCGCCGGGTCGACGAAGACGCGGTCGATCACGGCGAGGGCGTCGTAGCCGGTGGTTCCCTGCACGGGCCAGTCGGGCATCCGCTCGTCGCCCTCGATGATCTTCTCGACCCAGATCGGCTTGTCGCCGGCCAGGGCGCGCAGGCGCTCCAAGTACTGGCCGGGATCGCGGAGGCCGTCCGGGTGGTCGACGCGGAGGCCGTCCACGAGACCCTCGTGCAACCACCGGCCGATCTCGCGGTGCGTGTCGTCGAACACCTGCTGGTCCTCGACCCGCAGTCCGGCGAGCGTCGTGACGGCGAAGAAGCGGCGGTAGTTCATCTCGGCGTCGGCCCGCCGCCACGACATGAGTTCGTAGTTCTGCCGTGCGTGCACCTCGCGCGGCGAGCCGTCCCCGGTCCCGGGGGCGATGGGGAAGCGGTGGTCGTAGTAGCGCAGCTCGCCGTCCTCGACGCGCAGGGCGTCCTCCTCGTCCGGACCGTCGCCGAGCACAGGCAGGCGCAGACGGCCGTTCCCGAACTCCCAGTCGATGTCGAAGTAGGAGGCGTAGCGCGAGTCGCGGCCGAGGGTCAGCAGGTCCCACCACCAGGCGTTGACGGCGGGCGTCGCGACGCCCATGTGGTTGGGGACGATGTCGACGAGCACCTTGAGCCCGCGCGCGTGGGCGGCGTCCGAGAACTCCGAGAGCGCCTCCGGGCCGCCGCGCGAGGAGTCCACCCGGCTGTGGTCGACGACGTCGTAGCCGTGCATCGAGCCGGGCTCGGCTTCGAGCAGCGGCGAGAGGTAGACCCCTTCCGCGCCGAGCCGTTGGATGTAGTCGAGCACCTGGGTGGCGTCGCGAAGCGTGAAGTCGGGGGAGATCTGAAGACGGTAGGTGCTCACAGTGTTCATTCTCCGGGGATCACGCGGGCGCGCGAAGGCCTTGAATTCCGCAGCGGGGCGTATTGCTAGACAAGCAAGCTATATGGATAGACTAACTACATACCGTCCGTACGGACGGTCGAACGGGATGGGAGCGATGGAATGGGCGTGCTCAGCTACGGTGCGACGGACTACCTGTTCGGGGATCGGCTGCTGGCGCACCTCCAGGTCGTCATCACGACCAAGCTCCGCCGCCGGGAGAGCTTCACGCTCAGCTGGGTGCCCGACGGCGACGGCGGCCGGGAGGCGATCTGGGTCGACAACGGGCTCCACATCCGCTTCCGCTACGACGAGTCGACCATCGCTCCGCTCAACCGGGACTGGCTCGACGCGCTGATGGACGGAACGCACCGGCCCAACGGACTGCTCGTGATGCCCGAACCGGCGGCGCACCCGGCCAAACGCTAGAGAATCTAGATTGTAGGTGCTCTATCGTTAAGGCATGACGTCCGATACGCAGGAATCGGCGCGCCACTACTGGTATCGCGAGGAAGCCGACGACCGGTCGCCCGGCCTCGAGGTGCTGGAGGCGATGCGCGCCTACGGCGCCGCCGAGTCCGCCATGCGCCGGCGCTCCGAGGGAGTCCTCCGCATGAGCGAGAACGACGTCTCCGCGATGCGCTACCTGCTCCGCGCGCAGGAGCAGGGCCGCTCGGTCGGGCCGAAGGAGCTCGCGGAGTACCTCGGCATCCAGAGCTCATCCGTCACGGCACTGCTCGACCGTCTCGAACGCGCCGGCCACATCCGCCGGGAGGCGAGTCCATTCGACCGCCGTGCGCTCATCGTCGTCCCGGCCGTGCCCGAGGACGAGCTGCAGCGCGCCATCCTGGGCGACATGCGCCAGGAGCTGGTCGACGTCGCCGCCTCGCTGAGCCCGGAAGACGCGGAGACCGTGATCGGTTTCCTGCGCAGGATGCGCGAGGCGGTCGACCACATCGACGCCGCCGGCGCGACCGGCCGGCCGCATCCCCGGGCTGCATCGCCTCGGACCACCGCGTAAAATCGGGGTATCGATGCACAGACCGGCGGGGGCTACTGGTACGACCGTGCCGACCCGCACACCGTAGAGGTCCTGAACGCGCTGCGCGACTACCGCGCAGCCGAGCAGGCGATGCGTCGTCGTACCCGTGAGTCCATGCGGATGGGCGAGAACGACCTGCGCGCGCTGCGGTTCCTGCTGAAGCGGCAGAGCGGGGGAGTGCCCGCGACGCCGGCCGAGCTGGGTGCGGAACTGCACCTGAAGTCGTCATCGGTGACCGTGATGCTCGACCGGCTGACGATCGCCGGCTGGGTGGCGCGGCAGCCGCATCCCACCGACCGGCGCTCGCTCGTCATCGTCGCGACGCCGGGCGCCGACGAGGAGGTGCGCCACACGCTGCAGGCGATGCACCGGCGCATGCTCGCGGCGGCGGGGGAGCTCGACCCGCGCGAGGCCGAGGTGGTGCGCGAGTTCCTGGGGCGGATGGCCGCGGCGGTCGAGTCCCTCGACCAGCGCGACAGCATCTCCTGAGCGTCTGGTGCGAGGTGGGGCCCGCGGGGTAGACCCGGCTCCACAACGGTGGGAGCGTCGAAGACGAAACGGACCACTGAAAGGGGACGTCATGGGACTCGACGACAAGATCGAGAACGCCGGAGAGAAGCTGGGCGGCAACGCCAAGGAGGCTGCGGGCAAGGCCACCGGCGACGAGCGCCTCGAAGCCGAGGGCAAGGGCGACCAGGCCAAGGCCGACGTCAAGCAGGCCGGCGAGAAGATCAAGGACGCCTTCAAGGACTGAGGCTGCTGAAACCGTACGAAGCCCCCGCACGGGTCCACGTGGGCGGGGGCTTCGTGCTGTCCGGATCCGTCTCGGTCCGCGCGCGGCGATTCATCGCCCGTTTCCCTGTGATTCGACTTTCGTTCACCCGATCCGCGGAGTAATTTCCGGAGCATGGGAGACCGGACGGACCGCACCCGAGCGGGACGGAGGGCGGCCATCGGAGGCCTGCTCGCTGTGCTGGCGCTCGTCTCCACGGTCGCGCTGGCCGTGGCCATCCCCACCCAGGGCGAGAACCCTCGCGCGTGGGGCGTCATCGTCTGCGGCGTGGCGACCGTGGCGATCTGCGCGGACTTCGCGCTGCGCAACTGGCGCCTGCTGCGGCACTACCGCGGCGACGACCTGGCGCCGCGGCATCACGCCCGGGCGAAGGCCGCCCGGTAGCGGGTGGGCGGGACGCCCACCTCGGCGTCGAAGTGGTGACGGAGGAGCGTCGCGCTCCCGAAGCCGCACTGGCGGGCGACCTCGTCGATCGGCAGGTCCGTGGTCTCGAGCAGCAGTCGCGCGCGCAGGATGCGCTGGGTCGTGAGCCACTGCATCGGGGGCACGCCGGTCTCGGCGACGAAGCGGCGTGAGAAGCTGCGCGTGGACATATGGGTGCGCTCGGCGAGGCTGCCCACCGTGTGCGACTCGTCGAGGCGCTCGGTCAGGTAGTCGATCAGCTCGCTGAAGGTGTCGTCCTCGCAGTCGCTGACCGGCTTGTCGATGTACTGGCGCTGGCCGCCGTCGCGCTGCGGCGGCACCACCATGTTGCGGGCGATGGTGTTGGCGACCGCGCTCCCGAGCTCCCGGCGCACGAGGTGCAGGCTGGCGTCGATCCCGGCCGAGGTGCCGGCAGAGGTGATGATGCGGCCGTCGTCCACGAAGAGGACGTCGGGGTCCACGCGGGCGGCCGGGAAGCGGCGCTGCAGCTCGTCGGAGAACCGCCAGTGCGTGGTGCAGTCGCGCCCGTCGAGCAGGCCGGCGGCTCCGAGGGCGAATGCGCCGGAGCAGACGCTGAGCAGGATGGCGCCACGGTCGTACGCTCTGCGCAGCGCATCCAGGAACTCCTGCGGGTACTCGTCTCGCACCGTGGCGGCGGGCACGGCGATCAGGTCGGCGTCGTCCATCGCCTCGAGGCCGTAGGGCGCGGTCACGCGGACGCCGACCGGGCTCGTCACTGCCGTGTCGGGGTGGATGGTGCACACCCGGAAGTCGAACGGCTCGAGTCCCGCGTAGCTGCGGTCGAGCCCGAAGACCTCGCAGACGACCCCGAATTCGAACATGGCGAACTCGTCGATGAGGGGCACAGCGACCGATCGGATCATGCCCGCAGTCTAGTGGCCGTATCTTTGCGAAGATAGACCTAAAGCCATCTCGTGTCCGGATCTTTGCGCTCGTAAGGTGAAGGTCATGGCGAACACGACATGGACACAGGGGATGGAGCACGGCTGGGTCAGGCATCCGGCCCGGACCAACGGCGGGGAGCCGGTCGTCCGCAAGCGGTTCGTGCTCAGCGACTGGCTGCCCGCGGCGATCCTCGCGCGCGGCGGAACGGTCACACGCGAGACCGAGCGGGGGCTGGCCGACCTGCGCGCAGCGCAGGCCGCCCGGGAGACGGGCCGCTGACCCGCGGCCCAGCCGGATCGAGGGGTCGCAACACGCCGTTATAGCGGAGGCTTTACGGGGTGTTGCGACCCTCCGTTTCCGACAGGGCAGCGACGGGCGCGCCCGCGCGCGGCGCCGGGCCGACCGACGCGCGGCGGAGCAGGTCGGCGTCGAAGACGACGGCCGCGTCGTCCACCCGCTCGCCGTGGATGCGCTGCAGCGCGAGGCGCGCGGCGGCGGCGCCCAGCTCGTAGATCGGCTGCTCCACCACGGTCAGGGGCGGCGTGGTGATGCCGGTCCACTCCGGGTTGTCGAACGAGATCAGGGACACGTCGCCCGGGATGCTGAGGCCGAGCGTGCGGATGGTCTGGAAGACGGTCATGGCGATCAGGCTGTCCGACGCGATGACGGCGGTCACCGGGTCGTCGCCCTCGAGCAGGTCGCGGGCCACCGCCTCGACGCCGCGGCGGCGCGCGTCCAGCCGGATGTTCTGCTCGGGCGAGGGGATGCCGGCGTCCGTGAGCGCCTCCATCACGCCGGCGACGCGGTCGGCGACGCTCGACATGGTGATGGTGTCGCCCGGGGTGTAGACGCCCGCCGGGTGGTCGTGGGTGGAGATGAAGGCGATGCGCCGGTGGCCTTCGGCCAGCAGTTCGGCCGTCGCCCGGGCCGCCGCCGCCCGGTTGTCGACGGTCACCGAGTCGTACGGGCGGCCGTCGGCGCGCCGGTCGAGCAGCACCAGCGGGCGCCCCGCCGCGCCGACGGCGGCGAGGTGGCCGACCCGGGCGGAGGAGGCGGGCGCGACGATCAGGGCGTCGACCTGCTTGTCGAGGAGCACATCCACTGCGGCCTGCTCGGCCTCGACGTCCTCGTCGGAGTTGGTGAGGATGACGTCGTAGCCCTCGCGGTTGGCGACGTCGGAGATGCCGCGCATGGCGTGGGCGAAGAACGGGTTCTCGATGTCGCCGACGACCACGCCGATCGTGTTGGAGCGACCGGTGTTCATCGAGCGTGCGAGCGCGTTCGGCCGGTAGTTGAGCTCCTCGGCCGCGGCCAGGACGCGCGACCGCACCGCGTCGCTCACCTGCCCGTAGTCGCCGAGCGCTCGGGCGGCCGTGGCCTTCGAGACCTTCGCCGCCCGGGCGATGTCGGCCACCGTGACGGCGCGGCGGGACCCGGGTCGTGGGGACATTCGGTGAGCCCTTCCTGGTCGCGTCCTCGGTGTTGACGAAACCCGGAGACGTGTTGTAGCGTCCCAGAAAACCAACTGAGACCGGTCTCAGCGTAATCCCCAGAGACCGGTCTCAGCAACCACCGATCGACGAGGATCGCACGTCCTGTCTCTCGCCGACCATCCCCCAGACGATTGGACCCCGCAGTGAAACGACGCACCTTCCTCCGGCCGGCCGGACTGCTGGCCGCCGCGGCCGCGGCCGCCCTCGTCCTCGCCGGCTGCAGCGCCGGCGGCGCAGCAGGCAGCTCCACCAAGGACAACCCGTACGGGCTCATCGAGGCGGGGACGGTCCGCGTCGCCAGCCTCGGCGACTCGAAGCCGTACACCTTCACCAACGCCAAGGGCGACTTCACCGGCTTCGACGTCGAGCTCTTCACCGACGTCGCCAAGCGCGCCCACCTCGGCAAGGCGGTCTTCACCGGTCAGGACTTCTCGGGCCTTCTCGCCGCCGTCGCGAACCACCAGTTCGACGTCGGCGTCGCGGCCATCGGCATCACGAAGGAGCGGGAGAAGACGGTCGACTTCTCCGACGGCTACCTCGCGGGCTACCTGACGGTGCTCACCACGAAGTCGAGCGGCATCGACTCCGCGAAGGACCTCGCGGGCAAGCGCCTCGGCGTCGTGCAGGGCACCCTGCAGGAGGCGTACGCCGTCAAGAACTTCCCCAAGGCGAGCCTCGTCCGCTTCCCCGACAACAACGCCGCCGTCTCCGCCCTCAACAGCGGCTCGGTGGATGCGCACTTCCTCGACTACGAGGCGGCCAAGAGCTACGTGGGCCAGTACCCGCAGCTGAAGGACGCTGAGGACATCCCCTCGTTCGACGCTCCGGCCGGTTTCGCCATCGCCAAGGGCAACCCGGCTCTGAAGAAGGCGCTCGACACCGCCCTCCACGCCGCGATGGAGGACGGCACCTGGAAGAAGCTCTACCAGAAGTGGTTCCCGGGCTCGCCGATGCCCGAGCAGTACCTGCCGAAGGCGGAGCAGACCTCGACGCCGACCCCGTCGAAGTAGGAGCTCAGGGAGATCCCCATGGACTGGCTCAACACCATCACGCACACCTTCTTCGACATCCCGTCGATGCTGCAGGTCTTCCCGCAGCTCCTCGGTGTCGGACTCGTCAACACGCTGATCATCTCGATCGCGGCGACCGTCATCGGCGTCGTGCTCGGCATGGTGGTCGCGGTCATGGGGATCTCCACCTCCCGCTGGCTCCGCATCCCCGCCCGGGTCTACACGGACGTGTTCCGGGGTCTGCCGGCGATCCTCACCATCCTGCTCATCGGGCAGGGGTTCGCACGGTTCTCGCAGGCGGTCTTCGGACCGTCGCCCTACCCGCTGGGCATCCTGGCGCTGTCGCTGATCGCGGCCGCGTACATCGGCGAGATCTTCCGCGCCGGCATCCAGAGCGTCGACCGCGGCCAGCTGGAGGCGTGCCGCGCGCTCGGCCTCAGCTACGCGAAGGCGATGCGCCTGGTGGTCGTGCCGCAGGGCATCCGCCGGGTGCTCCCCGCGCTCGTCAACCAGTTCATCGCCATCGTGAAGGACTCCAGCCTGGTGTACTTCCTCGGCCTGCTGGTCGGGGAGCGGGAGCTGTTCCGCGTCGGCCAGGACGCGGCCGTGCTGACGGGCAACCTGTCGCCCCTGGTGCTGGCCGGCCTCTTCTACCTGGTCATCACGGTGCCGCTCACCCACCTCGTCAACTACTTCGACAACCGGTTCCGCACCGGGCGCCGCAAGCCGGCGCCGCCGAAGAGCGGGCTCGACGAGCTGGACGAGGTCCAGCCGCCCGCCCCCCTCACCCTCGGGAGCAACACATGACGTACACCTCTCCGCTGCCCGCGCAGCAGACCCCGGACTTCCGCGGATCGGCGCTCGACCTCGTCGACCTGACGATGGCCTACGGCGACATCGACGTGCTGCGGGGCGTCTCGCTCTCGGTCGCCCCCGGCACCACGACCTGCGTGATCGGGCCGTCCGGCTCCGGCAAGTCGACGATGCTCCGGGGGATCAACCGGCTGCACGAGCCGAAGAGCGGCGACGTGCTGCTCGACGGGCAGAGCATCCTGGGCAGCAAGCCGGATGCGCTGCGCCGCCGGATCGGTCTCGTCTTCCAGCACTTCAACCTCTTCCCGGACCACACGGCGCTGCAGAACGTCATGCTCGCCCTGCGCTCCGTGAAGCGGATGCCGAAGGCGGAGGCGCAGCGGGTCGCCGAGGAACGCCTCATCGAGGTCGGGCTCGGCGAGCGCATGGACCACCGCCCGCGCGACCTCTCTGGCGGCCAGCAGCAGCGCGTCGCGATCGCCCGGGCGCTCGCGATGGAGCCGCAGGTGATGCTGTTCGACGAGGTGACGAGCGCGCTGGACCCCGAGCTGGTCAAGGGCGTCCTCAACCTCATGGCCGACCTCGGCCGGCGCGGCATGACGATGGTCGTCGTCACCCACGAGATGAACTTCGCCCGCAAGGTCGCAGACCAGGTCGTGTTCATGGACGAGGGACGCGTCGTGGAGGCGGGGCGCCCCGACGACCTGTTCGACCGGCCGCAGAGCCCCCGCCTGCAGCGCTTCCTGTCGGAGGTGCTGTGAGCGGCGCCGAGCCCCTGCGCGTCGGACTGATCGGGTACGGGGTCGCCGGGCGCGTCTTCCACGCGCCGTTCCTGGCGGCGGACCCGGCGTTCGAACTCGCGGCGGTCGTCACGTCGCAGACCGAGCGGCTCTCGGCCGACCACCCGGGGGCGCGGGCGGTGCCCGACGTGGATGCGCTGCTCGCGCATCCCGGACTCGACCTGGTGGTCGTGGCCTCGCCCACCCCGCTGCACGTCGCGCAGGCGACCGCCGCGGTCGCCGCCGGCCTCGCGACGGTCGTGGACAAGCCGTTCGCGCCGGACGCCGCAACGGGTCGCGCGCTGATCGAGCGGGCCGAGGCGGCGGGCGTGCCGTTCACCGTCTTCCAGAACCGGCGCTGGGACGGCGACTTCCTCACCCTGCGCCGGCTGGCCGGCGACGGGTCGCTGGGCGACGTGCGGCGCTTCGAGTCGCGGTTCGAATGGTGGAAGCCCGCCATCGACGACTCGTGGAAGTCCACGACCGGTGCGTCCGAGGGCGGCGGAATCCTGTTCGACCTGGGCTCGCACCTGATCGACCAGGCCCTCCTCCTCTTCGGCCCCGCGCGCGTCGCGCACGCCGAGATCGGCGACCGCCGCGGCGGAGCGGCCGACGACGACGCGTTCGTCGTGCTCGAGCACGACTCCGGCACCACGAGCCACCTGTGGATGAGCGCGGTCGCGCCCATCTCCGGGCCGCGGTTCCGCGTGCTCGGCTCGCGCGCCGGCTTCGTCTCCTGGGGCCTCGACCCGCAGGAGGGACAGCTCGGCGGCGGCATGCGGCCCGGCGACCCCCGGCTCGGGCGGGCGACCGCGCCCGCGCGGGTCGGCACCGACTCCCATCCCGACGAGGTCTCCCTCGTCCCCGGCGACTACGCCGCCTTCTATCGCGGCCTCGCCGCCGCACTGCGCGACGGCTCGCCCCTTCCCGTCGACCCCCGGGAGTCGCTCGCGGCCCTCGAACTGATCGACACCATCCACTCGCAGAACCGAAAGTGAGCACCATGACCGCACCATCCATCCGTTCCCGCGTC is drawn from Leifsonia shinshuensis and contains these coding sequences:
- the treY gene encoding malto-oligosyltrehalose synthase, producing MNTVSTYRLQISPDFTLRDATQVLDYIQRLGAEGVYLSPLLEAEPGSMHGYDVVDHSRVDSSRGGPEALSEFSDAAHARGLKVLVDIVPNHMGVATPAVNAWWWDLLTLGRDSRYASYFDIDWEFGNGRLRLPVLGDGPDEEDALRVEDGELRYYDHRFPIAPGTGDGSPREVHARQNYELMSWRRADAEMNYRRFFAVTTLAGLRVEDQQVFDDTHREIGRWLHEGLVDGLRVDHPDGLRDPGQYLERLRALAGDKPIWVEKIIEGDERMPDWPVQGTTGYDALAVIDRVFVDPAGEGPLTALAGEFDDREENQDWIELVHRRKRAVADSILRSEVLRVVRELGEGFDEEVADAVAELAAWFPVYRSYLPFGAEYLEEARLAAAESRPDLAPIIARITDRLGDRFEQTTGAIMAKGVEDNAFYRFTRLVSLTEVGGDPSEFALSPEEFHRRQADRQRRLPDSMTVLSTHDTKRGEDTRARISALAELPGRFERFLRTVREHVGIGDGSLESLLWQSVIGAWPASRERLQAYALKAAREAGASTAWTDPDEAFEQRMAAAIDAAFDDERVRAEVEALSAVIDGPGASNGLGAKLLQLTSPGRPDVYQGSERWERSLVDPDNRRPVEFDAAAALLAHIDEGWQPEIDSSGAAKVLVTSRALRLLRDRPELFTGYRPVYAEGSRAGHLIGFDRGGAIALATRLPVGLSATGGWADTTIDLGEASMRDEFTGAEYTGRVPLSAVFERYPVALLAVTR
- a CDS encoding MarR family transcriptional regulator, giving the protein MTSDTQESARHYWYREEADDRSPGLEVLEAMRAYGAAESAMRRRSEGVLRMSENDVSAMRYLLRAQEQGRSVGPKELAEYLGIQSSSVTALLDRLERAGHIRREASPFDRRALIVVPAVPEDELQRAILGDMRQELVDVAASLSPEDAETVIGFLRRMREAVDHIDAAGATGRPHPRAASPRTTA
- a CDS encoding MarR family transcriptional regulator, coding for MGENDLRALRFLLKRQSGGVPATPAELGAELHLKSSSVTVMLDRLTIAGWVARQPHPTDRRSLVIVATPGADEEVRHTLQAMHRRMLAAAGELDPREAEVVREFLGRMAAAVESLDQRDSIS
- a CDS encoding CsbD family protein; this translates as MGLDDKIENAGEKLGGNAKEAAGKATGDERLEAEGKGDQAKADVKQAGEKIKDAFKD
- a CDS encoding helix-turn-helix domain-containing protein, translating into MIRSVAVPLIDEFAMFEFGVVCEVFGLDRSYAGLEPFDFRVCTIHPDTAVTSPVGVRVTAPYGLEAMDDADLIAVPAATVRDEYPQEFLDALRRAYDRGAILLSVCSGAFALGAAGLLDGRDCTTHWRFSDELQRRFPAARVDPDVLFVDDGRIITSAGTSAGIDASLHLVRRELGSAVANTIARNMVVPPQRDGGQRQYIDKPVSDCEDDTFSELIDYLTERLDESHTVGSLAERTHMSTRSFSRRFVAETGVPPMQWLTTQRILRARLLLETTDLPIDEVARQCGFGSATLLRHHFDAEVGVPPTRYRAAFARA
- a CDS encoding LacI family DNA-binding transcriptional regulator, with protein sequence MSPRPGSRRAVTVADIARAAKVSKATAARALGDYGQVSDAVRSRVLAAAEELNYRPNALARSMNTGRSNTIGVVVGDIENPFFAHAMRGISDVANREGYDVILTNSDEDVEAEQAAVDVLLDKQVDALIVAPASSARVGHLAAVGAAGRPLVLLDRRADGRPYDSVTVDNRAAAARATAELLAEGHRRIAFISTHDHPAGVYTPGDTITMSSVADRVAGVMEALTDAGIPSPEQNIRLDARRRGVEAVARDLLEGDDPVTAVIASDSLIAMTVFQTIRTLGLSIPGDVSLISFDNPEWTGITTPPLTVVEQPIYELGAAAARLALQRIHGERVDDAAVVFDADLLRRASVGPAPRAGAPVAALSETEGRNTP
- a CDS encoding ABC transporter substrate-binding protein, which codes for MKRRTFLRPAGLLAAAAAAALVLAGCSAGGAAGSSTKDNPYGLIEAGTVRVASLGDSKPYTFTNAKGDFTGFDVELFTDVAKRAHLGKAVFTGQDFSGLLAAVANHQFDVGVAAIGITKEREKTVDFSDGYLAGYLTVLTTKSSGIDSAKDLAGKRLGVVQGTLQEAYAVKNFPKASLVRFPDNNAAVSALNSGSVDAHFLDYEAAKSYVGQYPQLKDAEDIPSFDAPAGFAIAKGNPALKKALDTALHAAMEDGTWKKLYQKWFPGSPMPEQYLPKAEQTSTPTPSK
- a CDS encoding amino acid ABC transporter permease; this translates as MDWLNTITHTFFDIPSMLQVFPQLLGVGLVNTLIISIAATVIGVVLGMVVAVMGISTSRWLRIPARVYTDVFRGLPAILTILLIGQGFARFSQAVFGPSPYPLGILALSLIAAAYIGEIFRAGIQSVDRGQLEACRALGLSYAKAMRLVVVPQGIRRVLPALVNQFIAIVKDSSLVYFLGLLVGERELFRVGQDAAVLTGNLSPLVLAGLFYLVITVPLTHLVNYFDNRFRTGRRKPAPPKSGLDELDEVQPPAPLTLGSNT
- a CDS encoding amino acid ABC transporter ATP-binding protein, with translation MTYTSPLPAQQTPDFRGSALDLVDLTMAYGDIDVLRGVSLSVAPGTTTCVIGPSGSGKSTMLRGINRLHEPKSGDVLLDGQSILGSKPDALRRRIGLVFQHFNLFPDHTALQNVMLALRSVKRMPKAEAQRVAEERLIEVGLGERMDHRPRDLSGGQQQRVAIARALAMEPQVMLFDEVTSALDPELVKGVLNLMADLGRRGMTMVVVTHEMNFARKVADQVVFMDEGRVVEAGRPDDLFDRPQSPRLQRFLSEVL
- a CDS encoding Gfo/Idh/MocA family oxidoreductase — protein: MSGAEPLRVGLIGYGVAGRVFHAPFLAADPAFELAAVVTSQTERLSADHPGARAVPDVDALLAHPGLDLVVVASPTPLHVAQATAAVAAGLATVVDKPFAPDAATGRALIERAEAAGVPFTVFQNRRWDGDFLTLRRLAGDGSLGDVRRFESRFEWWKPAIDDSWKSTTGASEGGGILFDLGSHLIDQALLLFGPARVAHAEIGDRRGGAADDDAFVVLEHDSGTTSHLWMSAVAPISGPRFRVLGSRAGFVSWGLDPQEGQLGGGMRPGDPRLGRATAPARVGTDSHPDEVSLVPGDYAAFYRGLAAALRDGSPLPVDPRESLAALELIDTIHSQNRK